AACCAGGCTGCTCGAAACCATCCATCTCCACGCGCGGTCCGCTGCCTGTCAGCAGCCGCTCCAGCAGCGGCGCCAGCAGGGAATGCTCGACGCCGGTGCTGCCGCCGGCATTGTGCCCGCGCGCCCGCACCCGTCCGTCCGCCCCTACCAGCAGCGCCCACACGGGCACCCGCTGGACCAGGGCTGCCAGCAATTCGTGTTCCGGCCTGGGGGAGAGGACTGCCCGCATGAGTTGGCGGTTGGTTTCGGCCAGCTGTCGGAACACCCGGGCGTTGTCCGATTCCAGGAGCTGGGAGAATTCCAGGCCAACCGCGGCGAAGGGAAGGGACTCAGGTACCTCGAAAAGGGTGAGGTTGTGCCTCCGGCAAGCGTCGAGGAGTACGTCGGGGACGGCGTCGAAATAGGGCCTGATGCCAAATCCGAGCGCCGCCACCTTCGCATCCACCAACCGACGCACGTAGGCGTCCACGTTGGCCGCCGAGCCGCCTTCCCCAAGGAAAGGCAGCCCGGCGGTGAGCAGGAACTCGCCCTCGGGAAGATACGGCGTGGGGTCTTCCAACTCGCTGGGTTCCACCCACCGGAGCAGCGAGGCGCCGCTGCCGCCGTCGTGAAGCATTTTCAGCTCGGGCGGCAGCTGCTCCAGGAACTGCTCCAGCGTGACAAAACTCAGGCGGGCGGTGGCGGGCTCAGGCAACATTGTCCTGCCCGGCAGTTGCCGGCTCCTGGTAGTCAGGGCACTCGTAGGCGGCGTCCCCAGCGGCATAGACGCGTGACAGCCGCGGCGCGATCCTGTTGATGATCTCATCCCCATGGCTGCCGATCGCGGCGCCCCAATCGTCGGCGCTCGCCGCACCGGTGGCGGGGTCGCCGAACAACACGGCAGTATCGCCGACATCGATCCCGGTGGCGTCCGGTCCCAGGTCCACCATGAATTGGTCCATGCAGACCTTGCCGATGACCGGGACGCTTCGCCCTCCGATGTTCACTACCGAGCGGCCACTGATGCCTTTCGGGATGCCGTCCGCATAGCCGAGGGGAATGAGCCCCAGGTATCGGGGTTCATAGGTGATGGCTTGGTGCTCGTAGCTGACGCCCGTACCCGCGGGGACTTTCTTGACCATTACCAGCGGCGCCGTGACGCTGAGGGCGGGCCTCAATCCGAAGTCGGTCGGATTGAGGTGGTCTGCTGGCGCGAGGCCGTAGATTGCCAGTCCCGCCCGGACCATGTCGAAGTGGAATTCCGGCCGGTCCAGGATGTTGGCCGAGCTGGAAACGTGCCGGAGTTGAGGGTTCAGTCCGGCCTCGCGCGCCTCGCGGACGGCGTCCTCGAACTCGGCGACGGCGCTGGCGTTGCCAGGATGCGCGGGTACGTCTGCCCACGCCAAATGGGTCCAGATGCCGCGTACCAGGACGGTGCCGTCCACTTCTGCTTGGCGGGCATGCGCTACGAGCTCAGCCCAATCCTCCTGTCGCGCCCCGCCGCGGCTGAGTCCGCTGTCAAGCTCAAGATGCACGACGGCGGGACGGCCCAGGCGTTCGGCGATACCTGCCAGCACCTGCAGCTGGTGGACGCTGCCGAGGGACACATCGATGTCGTTTTCCAGGGCTTCCAGGATGGTGTCGCTCGTCTGGGATGCCAGATACAGCCACGAAAGGATCGGCTCAGTGATGCCGGCTTTGCGGAGTGCGGTGGCTTCCGTGAGCTGCGCGGTTCCGAGCCAGTCGGCTCCTGAAGCGACGGCCGTGCGGGCGACTTCCACGAGGCCATGACCGTAGGCGTTGCCCTTCACCACGGCCATGAAGAAGGGTGCCTTGGTCCGGTTCTTCAGGGCCTTGATGTTGTCTGAAATGGCGGACAGGTCCACTTTGACCTGGCCGGAGAGGGCCAGCGAACCGCCCTCTTGGTACTGTGCAATACGTCTCATGGTTGAACACTATAGGTCATTTTGCACCATTGTGAGAGGTGGCTCACATGCCAGTCTTGTGGAGGGGAAATCGAAACTACTTTGAAGGGACGTCAAGGGTGACTGTGCCTGTGAACACTCAAAACTCAACGGCGACGAGCATGGCCAGGCCAAGCCTCGGTGCCCAACTCCTGCGCCGCAAGCCGATCGGGCAGATGGCCAGCGAGGCCGGAACCGGCGAAGGCGGCACCCCGCTGGTACGCAGCTTCGGCGTCCTGCAGTTGACCATGATCAGCGTCGGAGCAACACTGGGCACCGGCATCCTGGTGATCCTTGGGGAGTCCGTGCCGCTGGCAGGTCCGGCCATCTGGATCTCCTTCGTGATCGCTGGTTTGGCTGCGCTTTTCTCGGCCGTGTCCTACGCGGAAATGGCCGGGCTGGTCCCGGTGGCAGGTTCCAGCTACTCCTACTCTTACGCCACCATGGGCGAGGGCATGGCCTGGATCTGCGGCTGGTGCCTGGTGCTGGAATACGCGGTCTCCGTGGCAGCTGTAGCTGTAGGCGCGGGCCAGTACGTCAACGAGACCTTGGCTGCGTTTGGACAGGTCCTGCCCGAGGCCATGAGCCAGCCCCCGGGCGATGGTGGGGTGGTGAATATTCCCGCCATGGTGATCGTGGTTCTTGCCATGATCCTGCTGGTACGGGGCGCCCGTGAAAGTGCATGGATCAACACCGCGATCGTCATCATCAAGGTGGGCATCCTGATCTTCTTCTGCGCAGTGGCTTTCACAGCCTTCAACGCCGGCAACTTCGAGCCCCTCATGCCCATGGGCGCAGCCGGTGTCTCTGCTGCAGCGTCAAGCGTGTTCTTCTCCTACATCGGGTTCGATGCCGCCTCCACCGCTGGCGAGGAAGCCAGGAACCCCAAGCGGGACCTGCCCCGCGCCATCATGCTCTCCATGGTGATTGTCACCAGCATCTATGTCCTGGTTTCCGTTGCCGCCATCGGTGCCCGTCCCTGGGGCTGGTTCGATGGCACGGAAGCTGCCCTGGTCCAGATTCTGCACGAGATCACCGGCCAGCCCTGGATCGCGCTGGTCTTCTCTGCCGGTGCAGTGCTTGCCATCGCCAGCATCGTGCTGACGGTGCTTTACGGCCAGACCCGCATCCTGCTATCGATGTCCCGCGACGGCATGGTGCCCAAGGTCTTTGGCCGCGTCTCCCGCCGCACCGGCACGCCAGTTGCCGGAACCCTGATAGTAGGTACCGCCGTCGCACTCACCGCCGGCTTGGTCCCGCTGGGTGCGTTGGCAGACGCCACCAGCATCGGCACGCTCTTTGCCTTCGCGCTGGTCAACGTCGCCGTGATCTATCTGCGGCGGAACCGCCCTGACCTTGACCGCAGCTTCAAGGTCCCCCTGTACCCGATCACTCCGATCCTGGGCACGCTCATGTGTGCTTTCCTGATGCTCAACCTCGGCGCCGATACCTGGATCACCTTCGGGGTCTGGATGCTCGTGGGCATCGCCATCTACTTCGGCTATGGACGCCGGAATTCCAAGGTAGCCGCGCTCAGCGATCAG
This window of the Arthrobacter sp. StoSoilB5 genome carries:
- the alr gene encoding alanine racemase, giving the protein MRRIAQYQEGGSLALSGQVKVDLSAISDNIKALKNRTKAPFFMAVVKGNAYGHGLVEVARTAVASGADWLGTAQLTEATALRKAGITEPILSWLYLASQTSDTILEALENDIDVSLGSVHQLQVLAGIAERLGRPAVVHLELDSGLSRGGARQEDWAELVAHARQAEVDGTVLVRGIWTHLAWADVPAHPGNASAVAEFEDAVREAREAGLNPQLRHVSSSANILDRPEFHFDMVRAGLAIYGLAPADHLNPTDFGLRPALSVTAPLVMVKKVPAGTGVSYEHQAITYEPRYLGLIPLGYADGIPKGISGRSVVNIGGRSVPVIGKVCMDQFMVDLGPDATGIDVGDTAVLFGDPATGAASADDWGAAIGSHGDEIINRIAPRLSRVYAAGDAAYECPDYQEPATAGQDNVA
- a CDS encoding amino acid permease is translated as MARPSLGAQLLRRKPIGQMASEAGTGEGGTPLVRSFGVLQLTMISVGATLGTGILVILGESVPLAGPAIWISFVIAGLAALFSAVSYAEMAGLVPVAGSSYSYSYATMGEGMAWICGWCLVLEYAVSVAAVAVGAGQYVNETLAAFGQVLPEAMSQPPGDGGVVNIPAMVIVVLAMILLVRGARESAWINTAIVIIKVGILIFFCAVAFTAFNAGNFEPLMPMGAAGVSAAASSVFFSYIGFDAASTAGEEARNPKRDLPRAIMLSMVIVTSIYVLVSVAAIGARPWGWFDGTEAALVQILHEITGQPWIALVFSAGAVLAIASIVLTVLYGQTRILLSMSRDGMVPKVFGRVSRRTGTPVAGTLIVGTAVALTAGLVPLGALADATSIGTLFAFALVNVAVIYLRRNRPDLDRSFKVPLYPITPILGTLMCAFLMLNLGADTWITFGVWMLVGIAIYFGYGRRNSKVAALSDQDYRELTTTRAVSPEPVKAAN